The following coding sequences lie in one Kribbella sp. NBC_00709 genomic window:
- a CDS encoding ROK family transcriptional regulator — protein sequence MKELPRSAQLSDIRQQNYSTIMRELMRSGPTARTDLAAAIGMSTGSVTRLTAALVRAGLVREAAEPTQRGMGRPKVPVAIDESTYGVVGVHFGLHRVNICLIDLRGQLVAEVHATERTTTFERLVRGAARAVRKLIDGTELTVLGVGASTGGWVDSSAGTVQSQPVLGWQNAPLEASLREAMGLPVLIDSQVRALALAEHWFGAAVGVDNFIHLFVGNVIGAGFVFNGTPYRGAHAAAGGLDHLPIADRSGEVCTCGSRRCFAVVAGDIEVARRARSAGLIHADQEVYDVFELAVNGNSRARRLLRERAVVVGAATATLIELLDPELVVLGGGITAPVDDVATIRDAAQAKLAVDRGVDTTARIRPSAFGPYALGIAAGAIMLNAVYRSPETLVPALTAQPV from the coding sequence ATGAAGGAGCTCCCGCGTTCTGCCCAGCTGAGCGACATCCGGCAGCAGAACTACTCGACGATCATGCGCGAGCTCATGCGCTCCGGCCCGACGGCCCGCACCGACCTGGCCGCGGCGATCGGGATGTCGACGGGCTCCGTGACCCGGCTGACCGCGGCGCTCGTCCGCGCCGGGCTGGTCAGGGAAGCGGCGGAGCCGACGCAGCGCGGCATGGGACGGCCCAAGGTCCCGGTCGCCATCGACGAGTCGACGTACGGCGTGGTCGGTGTGCATTTCGGTCTGCACCGAGTCAACATCTGTCTGATCGACCTGCGCGGACAACTCGTTGCGGAGGTCCACGCAACCGAGCGCACGACCACCTTCGAACGGCTGGTCCGCGGTGCGGCACGTGCGGTGCGGAAGCTGATCGACGGGACCGAGTTGACAGTTCTCGGTGTCGGGGCGAGCACCGGCGGTTGGGTGGACAGCTCGGCCGGGACGGTCCAGAGTCAGCCCGTCCTCGGCTGGCAGAACGCTCCGCTCGAAGCATCTCTGCGCGAAGCGATGGGCCTCCCGGTGCTGATCGACTCGCAGGTGCGCGCGCTCGCGCTGGCCGAGCACTGGTTCGGCGCGGCTGTCGGGGTGGACAACTTCATCCATCTGTTCGTCGGCAACGTCATCGGAGCCGGATTCGTCTTCAACGGCACGCCGTACCGCGGGGCGCACGCGGCCGCGGGGGGGCTCGACCATCTACCGATCGCCGACCGGTCCGGCGAGGTCTGCACCTGCGGCAGCCGGCGCTGTTTCGCTGTCGTCGCCGGGGACATCGAGGTAGCCCGGCGGGCCCGGTCGGCCGGACTGATTCACGCCGATCAGGAGGTCTACGACGTCTTCGAGCTCGCGGTGAACGGCAACAGCCGGGCGCGCCGCCTGTTGCGCGAGCGCGCAGTCGTGGTCGGCGCCGCCACCGCGACCCTGATCGAGCTCCTCGATCCCGAGCTGGTGGTTCTCGGCGGTGGGATCACCGCCCCGGTCGACGACGTCGCGACCATCCGCGACGCCGCGCAGGCCAAGCTCGCCGTCGACCGGGGCGTCGACACCACGGCGCGGATCAGGCCGAGCGCCTTCGGTCCGTATGCCCTGGGCATCGCCGCGGGAGCGATCATGCTGAACGCCGTCTACCGCTCCCCCGAGACCCTCGTCCCAGCTCTCACCGCGCAACCTGTTTAG
- a CDS encoding glycoside hydrolase family 2 protein: METSTDPRPEYPRPQWRRHRWQSLNGSWDFEIDHSDTGLQRGLRTARYPRQILVPFAPESELSGIGNTDFMDAVWYRREITVAPAWAGERILLHFQAVDHDTTVWVNDIEVGRHRGGSTPFSFDIAEAMQGGTATIVVRARDPRSGVQARGKQATWFENTGCYYTRTTGIWQTVWLEPVGPSYLQRPKITPDVANSRFIVTAPIDRPRRGQRLTLELTDADGVVATESVVVGIDFTPTIVLSIPADRRRLWTTSDPHLYGLRFLLEDGEVLDEVESYAGLRSIAIEGNRLLINGEPVFQRLVLDQGYWLDGIMTAPTDEALVRDIELGLAAGFNGARLHQKVFEERYLYHADRLGYLVWGEFPDWGAQGQGPTGNNQQPTTAYVAEWQDVVARDYNHPSIIGWCPLNETHQDLHDRETQLDDVTRAMFRAAKSADPTRPVIDASGYSHRVPETDIWDSHSYEQDPAAFALQQSGLADGRPFGNVSRQGAQQSLPYRGQPYMVSEYGGIWWNAEAAAASGTDRRESWGYGQRVGSLPEFYERFEGLTRVLLEEPNMFGYCYTQLTDVFQEQNGIYGFDRSAKFDLERIRAVQQAQAAYERQEVRA; this comes from the coding sequence ATGGAGACCAGTACAGACCCACGCCCGGAGTACCCCAGGCCGCAGTGGCGGCGGCATCGTTGGCAGTCGCTCAACGGGAGCTGGGACTTCGAGATCGATCACAGTGACACCGGGTTGCAGCGCGGACTGCGGACTGCGCGGTACCCGCGGCAGATCCTGGTGCCGTTCGCGCCGGAGTCGGAGTTGTCGGGGATCGGGAACACCGACTTCATGGACGCGGTGTGGTACCGCCGCGAGATCACGGTCGCTCCGGCGTGGGCGGGGGAGCGGATCCTGCTGCACTTCCAGGCCGTCGACCACGACACGACCGTCTGGGTGAACGACATCGAGGTCGGCCGGCATCGTGGTGGCTCGACGCCGTTCTCGTTCGACATCGCCGAGGCGATGCAGGGCGGTACGGCGACGATCGTGGTGCGAGCGCGTGACCCGCGCTCGGGTGTCCAGGCGCGTGGCAAGCAGGCGACCTGGTTCGAGAACACCGGCTGCTACTACACCCGGACGACCGGGATCTGGCAGACCGTGTGGCTCGAGCCGGTCGGCCCTTCGTACCTACAGCGTCCGAAGATCACCCCGGATGTGGCGAACTCGCGCTTCATCGTCACCGCCCCGATCGATCGACCCCGGCGCGGGCAGCGGCTGACCCTCGAGCTGACCGACGCGGACGGCGTGGTGGCCACAGAGTCAGTTGTTGTTGGCATCGACTTCACGCCGACGATCGTGCTGTCGATCCCCGCGGACCGGCGCAGGCTCTGGACCACCAGCGATCCGCACCTGTACGGACTCCGGTTCCTGCTGGAGGACGGTGAGGTGCTCGACGAGGTCGAGAGCTACGCCGGGCTGCGGTCGATCGCCATCGAGGGCAACCGGCTGCTCATCAACGGCGAACCGGTGTTCCAGCGGCTCGTTCTGGATCAGGGCTACTGGCTGGACGGCATCATGACCGCGCCGACCGACGAGGCTCTGGTGCGCGACATCGAGCTCGGTCTGGCCGCCGGGTTCAACGGCGCCCGTCTGCATCAGAAGGTCTTCGAGGAGCGGTATCTGTACCACGCAGACCGGCTCGGGTACCTGGTCTGGGGCGAGTTCCCCGACTGGGGCGCCCAGGGGCAGGGTCCGACGGGCAACAACCAGCAGCCCACCACGGCGTACGTCGCGGAGTGGCAGGACGTCGTCGCGCGGGACTACAACCACCCGTCGATCATCGGCTGGTGCCCGCTCAACGAGACCCACCAGGACCTGCACGACCGGGAGACGCAGCTCGACGACGTCACCCGCGCGATGTTCCGCGCGGCGAAGTCGGCCGATCCGACCCGCCCGGTGATCGATGCCTCCGGCTACAGCCATCGCGTCCCGGAGACCGACATCTGGGACAGCCATTCCTACGAACAGGACCCGGCGGCCTTCGCGCTGCAGCAGTCCGGGCTCGCCGACGGCCGGCCGTTCGGCAACGTCAGCCGGCAGGGTGCGCAGCAGTCGCTCCCGTACCGCGGCCAGCCGTACATGGTCAGTGAGTACGGCGGCATCTGGTGGAACGCCGAGGCTGCAGCGGCGAGCGGAACCGACCGGCGTGAGTCCTGGGGCTACGGGCAACGGGTCGGATCGCTGCCGGAGTTCTACGAGCGGTTCGAGGGTCTGACGCGCGTGCTGCTCGAGGAACCGAACATGTTCGGTTACTGCTACACGCAGCTGACCGACGTGTTCCAGGAACAGAACGGAATCTACGGTTTCGACCGGTCGGCGAAGTTCGACCTCGAGCGGATCCGCGCAGTACAGCAGGCCCAGGCGGCGTACGAGCGACAGGAGGTGCGGGCATGA
- a CDS encoding sulfatase family protein, protein MPARRPNILLVMTDSSRRDTLSCYGAKHAVSPNLDRLAAEGVRFEQAHTSAPVCTPARASLLTGTHTPVHGCVENGISRRPDLRTLPQLLGGAGYHTIMVGKTHFGGPAAFDFESVLGGEKSADVEDDYARQLAAHGFGRASAPPNPVPPELFCDAYLVDRTIEAIDRRPPDRPFFAFCSLPSPHSPLDPPGEWATLFSGAELPALNHRPGEEAERPTHLEKLVGRRGVEAGDADSGGGELDLQVVDRQRRLYYGLAAYCDAQVGRLVDWLDANGLREDTLVVFTTDHGQQYYDHGFNDKHTFYDESWRIPLVMRWPGVTAAGSVGQWAMTTDLTATFAAVAGVEAPTLQGFDLTDPTAERRTCAASVLHRSLALATDDWKLEYYPEDGTGRLFDRKNDPGEQYDRWAHQPVVWQRLLEALLTWRADLTDVQYLQEHTHQGGPVAQRVAAQTARRTGADAELRLSRRVQC, encoded by the coding sequence ATGCCCGCCCGCCGACCGAACATCCTGCTGGTGATGACCGACAGCTCCCGGCGGGACACGTTGTCCTGTTACGGGGCGAAGCATGCCGTGTCGCCGAACCTGGACCGGCTGGCGGCGGAAGGAGTGCGGTTCGAGCAGGCGCACACGTCGGCGCCGGTGTGTACACCGGCGCGCGCCAGCCTGCTGACCGGGACGCACACGCCCGTTCACGGGTGCGTGGAGAACGGGATCTCGCGACGGCCCGATCTCCGCACATTGCCGCAGTTGCTGGGTGGTGCGGGCTATCACACGATCATGGTGGGGAAGACCCACTTCGGTGGGCCGGCGGCGTTCGACTTCGAGAGCGTGCTCGGTGGCGAGAAGAGTGCCGATGTCGAGGACGACTATGCGCGGCAGCTCGCCGCGCACGGGTTCGGCCGTGCCTCGGCCCCTCCGAATCCGGTTCCGCCGGAGCTGTTCTGTGACGCCTACCTCGTGGATCGGACGATCGAGGCCATCGACAGGCGTCCCCCGGACCGGCCGTTCTTCGCGTTCTGCTCCCTGCCCAGTCCGCATTCCCCGTTGGATCCGCCGGGAGAGTGGGCGACCTTGTTCTCTGGCGCCGAACTGCCTGCTCTGAACCACCGACCTGGCGAAGAAGCCGAACGCCCCACTCACCTTGAAAAGCTGGTGGGAAGACGAGGGGTCGAGGCCGGGGATGCGGACTCCGGCGGTGGGGAGCTCGACCTGCAGGTTGTCGACCGGCAGCGGCGGTTGTACTACGGACTGGCTGCCTACTGTGATGCCCAGGTAGGGCGGTTGGTGGACTGGCTGGACGCGAACGGGCTGCGTGAGGACACGTTGGTGGTGTTCACGACCGATCACGGGCAGCAGTACTACGACCACGGCTTCAACGACAAGCACACGTTCTACGACGAGTCGTGGCGGATTCCGCTGGTGATGCGGTGGCCGGGGGTGACCGCCGCGGGGTCGGTCGGGCAGTGGGCGATGACGACCGACCTGACGGCTACGTTCGCGGCCGTGGCCGGTGTCGAGGCGCCGACGCTTCAGGGTTTCGATCTGACCGACCCGACGGCGGAAAGGCGTACCTGCGCGGCCTCGGTCCTGCACCGGTCGTTGGCATTGGCAACTGACGACTGGAAGCTCGAGTACTACCCGGAAGACGGCACCGGCCGGCTCTTCGATCGCAAGAACGACCCAGGAGAACAGTACGACCGCTGGGCGCACCAGCCGGTCGTCTGGCAGCGCCTGCTCGAGGCCCTGCTGACCTGGCGGGCTGATCTGACCGATGTGCAGTACCTCCAGGAGCACACCCATCAAGGCGGGCCGGTCGCGCAGCGGGTTGCCGCGCAGACCGCTCGCCGGACCGGCGCGGACGCCGAATTGCGGCTGAGCCGTCGCGTCCAGTGCTGA
- a CDS encoding arylsulfatase, with protein MATARPNVLIILVDDMGYSDIGCYGGEIGTPNIDGLAERGARLTNFYNTARCSPSRASLLTGLHPHQTGVAELVNNDGPGGYPGSLTDRSATLAETFRAAGYHTHMTGKWHLSNEREQPDKSWPTRRGFERFWGTISGAGSYFQTTTLHDGETPVPLSELGPDFYYTDEIGAHAAAAIRDATDGERPFFGYVAFTAPHWPLHAKEADLAETRGMFDEGWDVLRTRRRQRQVDAGICAEDATLDRRDPEVPAWSDEPEQKWQLERMEAYAAQVRAMDRAVGTILGALDDTGQRDNTIVVFLSDNGGCAEELRSDSEAADRFRKHHLIIPPSAPDGTPMRVGNSPDIRPGTADTYTSYGQAWANLSNTPFRLYKRWVHEGGIATPLIVSWPAGGLAETVRDAPHQLTDVAPTLLEATGVQAIVERDGQPLPALPGVSMLDLLRGGSGLEHDLFWEHIGNAAVRSGDWKLVREFEGPWELYDVSVDRSESNNLAAAHPERVTDLTGRWHTWADSVGVIPYADVLAARASMPNQPA; from the coding sequence GTGGCAACTGCGCGACCGAACGTTCTGATCATCCTGGTCGACGACATGGGGTACTCCGATATCGGCTGCTACGGCGGTGAGATCGGCACCCCGAACATCGACGGCCTCGCCGAGCGCGGCGCGCGGCTGACGAACTTCTACAACACCGCGCGCTGCAGCCCGTCGAGGGCATCGCTGCTGACCGGCCTGCACCCGCACCAGACCGGCGTCGCCGAACTCGTGAACAACGACGGACCTGGAGGGTATCCGGGCAGCCTCACCGATCGGTCCGCGACGCTGGCCGAGACGTTCCGTGCAGCCGGGTACCACACGCACATGACCGGCAAGTGGCATCTGTCGAACGAGCGTGAGCAGCCGGACAAGAGCTGGCCGACCCGCCGCGGTTTCGAGCGGTTCTGGGGCACGATCAGCGGTGCCGGCAGCTACTTCCAGACCACCACGCTGCACGACGGCGAGACGCCTGTACCGCTGTCGGAGCTCGGGCCGGACTTCTATTACACCGACGAGATCGGCGCGCATGCCGCCGCGGCGATCCGCGACGCGACCGACGGCGAGCGTCCCTTCTTCGGGTACGTCGCCTTCACCGCACCGCACTGGCCGTTGCACGCGAAGGAAGCCGATCTGGCCGAGACCCGCGGGATGTTCGACGAGGGCTGGGACGTCCTGCGTACGCGTCGTCGGCAGCGTCAGGTCGACGCCGGCATCTGCGCCGAGGACGCGACCCTCGACCGCCGCGACCCGGAGGTGCCGGCCTGGTCGGACGAGCCCGAGCAGAAATGGCAGCTCGAGCGGATGGAGGCGTACGCCGCGCAGGTCCGGGCGATGGACCGCGCGGTCGGCACGATCCTCGGCGCGCTCGACGACACCGGGCAACGCGACAACACGATCGTCGTGTTCCTGTCCGACAACGGCGGTTGCGCCGAGGAGCTCCGCAGCGACTCCGAGGCCGCGGACCGCTTCCGCAAGCACCACCTGATCATCCCGCCGAGCGCCCCGGACGGTACGCCGATGCGCGTCGGCAACTCGCCCGACATCCGCCCGGGCACCGCGGACACGTACACGAGCTACGGCCAGGCGTGGGCGAACCTGTCCAACACGCCGTTCCGCCTCTACAAGCGCTGGGTGCACGAGGGTGGGATCGCAACCCCGCTCATCGTGTCGTGGCCGGCCGGCGGGCTCGCCGAAACGGTCCGGGATGCGCCGCATCAGCTGACCGACGTCGCGCCGACGTTGCTCGAGGCAACCGGTGTGCAGGCGATCGTGGAACGCGACGGGCAACCTCTGCCGGCGCTGCCCGGCGTGAGCATGCTCGACCTGCTCCGCGGCGGATCCGGGCTCGAGCACGACCTGTTCTGGGAGCACATCGGCAACGCGGCCGTGCGATCCGGCGACTGGAAACTCGTCCGCGAGTTCGAAGGCCCCTGGGAGCTGTACGACGTCTCCGTCGACCGCAGCGAGAGCAACAACCTCGCGGCCGCCCATCCCGAGCGCGTCACCGACCTCACCGGCCGCTGGCACACCTGGGCGGACTCGGTCGGCGTGATCCCGTACGCCGACGTACTCGCCGCCCGCGCCTCGATGCCGAACCAGCCCGCCTGA
- a CDS encoding SDR family NAD(P)-dependent oxidoreductase — translation MSTSAPVALVTGAGGGIGSAVVTTLAKHGWGVVGVDLVERPAALDPIKWVLGDVRDETCRERAVGTATALGKLSGLVTATLAEQRGPLGQLDPAVLATVFDVQVAAALAWSTAVVDAAPGEASIVHISSVHAQRAGPGMAAYAMGKAALDALVRAAAVEWGPRGVRCNAVLPGFVPVERNKDRWSDPGVAANLLANHPLGRFVSAEDVAQVVAFLLGPDSRGVTGVSLPVDGGMLAMLPRWA, via the coding sequence ATGAGTACGTCGGCGCCCGTCGCACTCGTCACCGGGGCCGGCGGCGGGATCGGCTCGGCGGTCGTGACGACGCTTGCGAAGCACGGTTGGGGTGTGGTCGGTGTCGACCTGGTGGAGCGACCGGCGGCCCTCGACCCGATCAAGTGGGTCCTCGGAGACGTGCGTGACGAGACCTGTCGGGAACGTGCCGTCGGGACGGCCACCGCCTTGGGAAAGCTGAGCGGCCTGGTGACGGCGACCTTGGCCGAGCAACGCGGACCTCTCGGACAGCTCGATCCGGCTGTCCTCGCGACCGTGTTCGACGTACAGGTGGCGGCCGCGTTGGCGTGGAGTACGGCGGTCGTCGATGCTGCGCCGGGCGAAGCCTCGATCGTCCACATCTCGAGCGTGCACGCACAGCGGGCGGGTCCGGGGATGGCGGCGTACGCGATGGGCAAGGCGGCTTTGGATGCGCTCGTCCGTGCGGCTGCGGTGGAGTGGGGTCCGCGCGGGGTGCGGTGCAACGCCGTACTCCCCGGCTTCGTTCCGGTGGAGCGGAACAAGGACCGCTGGTCCGATCCCGGTGTCGCCGCCAACCTGCTGGCGAACCATCCGCTGGGGCGCTTCGTCAGCGCCGAGGACGTCGCACAGGTCGTTGCCTTCCTGCTCGGACCGGACTCGCGCGGTGTGACGGGTGTGTCCCTGCCGGTCGACGGCGGCATGCTCGCGATGCTGCCGCGCTGGGCATGA
- a CDS encoding carbohydrate ABC transporter permease: MATERLTAIRDDADTRPATRRWAPSRRLLAHLGLIVVTLVMLYPLVWMVASSFKPTDEIFSQPGLIPRHFEPSNYAQGWKGVSTAFSIFIENSLFISVLAIIGNVISCSLAAFAFARLHFIGRRIAYATMLVTLMLPTHVTLVPQYILFNKLGWVNTFYPLFVPHFFAVDAFFVLLMVQFIRSLPRELDEAARLDGCSPWKIYRYIVFPLLRPALVTTIIFTFIWTYNDFFKQLIYLNDVQLFTVPLGLRQFLDSTGDSSWGPMLAMSTLALVPPLVLFVTFQRKIVDGVATSGLKG, translated from the coding sequence ATGGCGACTGAACGACTCACCGCGATCCGGGACGACGCCGACACTCGGCCGGCCACCCGTCGATGGGCACCGAGCCGCCGACTGCTCGCGCACCTCGGACTCATCGTAGTCACGCTCGTCATGCTCTATCCGCTGGTGTGGATGGTCGCGAGCTCCTTCAAGCCGACCGACGAGATCTTCTCCCAGCCCGGCCTGATCCCACGGCATTTCGAGCCGTCGAACTACGCCCAGGGCTGGAAGGGCGTCTCGACCGCGTTCAGCATCTTCATCGAGAACTCGCTGTTCATCTCGGTGCTGGCGATCATCGGCAACGTGATCTCGTGCAGTCTGGCGGCGTTCGCGTTCGCACGTCTGCACTTCATCGGCCGCCGGATCGCCTATGCGACGATGCTCGTGACGTTGATGCTACCGACACACGTGACGCTGGTGCCGCAATACATCTTGTTCAACAAGCTCGGCTGGGTGAACACGTTCTACCCGTTGTTCGTGCCGCACTTCTTCGCCGTCGACGCGTTCTTCGTGCTGCTGATGGTGCAGTTCATCCGGTCCCTTCCGCGGGAGCTGGACGAGGCCGCCCGGCTCGACGGATGTTCGCCGTGGAAGATCTACCGCTACATCGTCTTCCCGTTGCTCCGGCCGGCCTTGGTGACCACGATCATCTTCACCTTCATCTGGACGTACAACGACTTCTTCAAACAGCTCATCTACCTGAACGACGTCCAGCTGTTCACCGTGCCGCTCGGCCTGCGTCAGTTCCTCGATTCGACGGGTGACTCGTCCTGGGGTCCGATGCTTGCCATGAGCACCCTTGCACTGGTTCCGCCTCTGGTCCTGTTCGTCACGTTCCAGCGCAAGATCGTCGACGGCGTCGCGACCTCGGGCCTGAAGGGATGA
- a CDS encoding carbohydrate ABC transporter permease, with protein MAVAFPALRGGRRTRYQNGWALLFLAPWLIGFLAFTAGPMLMSLYLAFTKYDLLTAPKWIGWGNFGRMFGEDPLFLQSLKVTAIYVFVGTPLSLCFALAVAVVLNRGLRGLDFYRSAIYLPSLFGGSVAIAVLWRKVFNGDGLVNQLLALVGIHGPSWISEPHTALGTLIALEVWQFGAPMVIFLAGLRQIPREFYEAAQVDGAGKARQFWSITMPLLSPILFFNLTLQLIRSFQAFAPAFIISDGSGGPADSTLFYSLYLYQEGFVNFDMGYAAAMAWMLVLLAGAVVAVNFFFAKFWVHYGD; from the coding sequence GTGGCTGTTGCGTTTCCGGCGTTACGTGGCGGGCGACGAACGCGGTACCAGAACGGGTGGGCGTTGCTGTTCCTGGCGCCCTGGCTGATCGGGTTCCTGGCGTTCACCGCCGGGCCGATGCTGATGTCGTTGTACCTCGCGTTCACGAAGTACGACCTGCTGACCGCGCCGAAGTGGATCGGGTGGGGCAACTTCGGGCGGATGTTCGGAGAGGACCCGCTGTTCCTGCAGTCGCTGAAGGTGACCGCGATCTACGTGTTCGTCGGCACGCCGCTCAGCCTGTGCTTCGCGCTCGCGGTCGCCGTCGTACTCAACCGTGGATTGCGTGGCCTCGACTTCTACCGGTCCGCGATCTATCTGCCGTCGCTCTTCGGTGGCAGCGTCGCGATCGCGGTGTTGTGGCGGAAGGTGTTCAACGGTGACGGCCTGGTCAACCAGCTGCTCGCGCTGGTCGGAATCCACGGTCCGTCGTGGATCTCGGAGCCGCACACCGCCCTCGGCACCCTGATCGCTCTTGAGGTCTGGCAGTTCGGCGCTCCGATGGTGATCTTCCTTGCCGGGCTGCGGCAGATACCGCGGGAGTTCTACGAGGCGGCGCAGGTCGACGGGGCGGGCAAGGCGCGGCAGTTCTGGAGCATCACGATGCCGCTGCTGAGCCCGATCCTGTTCTTCAACCTGACGCTGCAGCTGATCCGGTCGTTCCAGGCGTTCGCGCCGGCGTTCATCATCAGCGACGGTTCCGGCGGACCGGCCGACTCGACGCTGTTCTACTCCCTGTACCTCTACCAGGAAGGATTCGTGAACTTCGACATGGGTTACGCCGCGGCGATGGCCTGGATGCTCGTGCTGCTGGCCGGCGCGGTCGTGGCGGTCAACTTCTTCTTCGCGAAGTTCTGGGTGCACTATGGCGACTGA
- a CDS encoding enolase C-terminal domain-like protein, which translates to MVCLESAVVWAHRASPRSTWVMVELVAEGLRGFGELSDGGPVEALVAAARSIGSSVVGLPLEQARAALRLRSVTGADAFLSSTIRGGYESALADLAARLQGQSLSASLGLGDPRPVRLYANLNRRYGGDGAETIVAEAVYAVGNGFSAVKVAPFLDNHRRGMSGVRLVDAGLELVVKVREAVPGGIRLMVDCHHLVPAEFAAVVARELAALDLYWVEDLVRVDDRAALDAAAGSGLSLAAGEHIWQPAAAAAACADGALRYWLVDPKHAGGPPGVARIAEAIGDTQLTFHNPSGPVGTAHAAHLAALGGTGTWLEYAWGETDRLTFLDPPEVATDGMLRPAGPGIGCSPGEAVGVELTRVGEE; encoded by the coding sequence ATGGTCTGTCTCGAGTCCGCTGTGGTCTGGGCGCATCGTGCCTCGCCGAGAAGCACCTGGGTGATGGTCGAACTGGTTGCCGAGGGCCTCAGAGGTTTCGGTGAGCTGTCCGACGGCGGTCCGGTGGAGGCGTTGGTGGCGGCGGCGCGCTCGATCGGATCGTCGGTTGTCGGTCTTCCGCTGGAGCAGGCCCGTGCCGCGCTTCGGCTGCGATCGGTGACCGGTGCCGATGCCTTTCTCTCGTCGACGATACGCGGTGGGTACGAGTCGGCGCTTGCCGACCTCGCTGCGCGGCTCCAGGGACAGTCGCTCTCGGCGTCGCTCGGGCTCGGCGATCCACGGCCGGTGCGGTTGTATGCGAACCTGAACCGGCGGTACGGCGGCGACGGCGCGGAGACGATCGTCGCCGAGGCGGTGTATGCCGTGGGCAACGGATTCTCGGCGGTGAAGGTGGCGCCGTTCCTGGACAACCACAGACGTGGGATGTCGGGCGTCCGGCTGGTCGACGCCGGGCTCGAGCTCGTGGTGAAAGTGCGGGAGGCGGTCCCCGGCGGCATACGGCTGATGGTCGACTGCCATCACCTGGTACCGGCGGAGTTCGCGGCGGTTGTGGCGCGCGAGCTGGCTGCCTTGGATCTGTACTGGGTCGAGGACCTGGTGCGGGTCGATGATCGCGCGGCATTGGACGCGGCCGCGGGGAGCGGGCTGTCACTGGCGGCGGGGGAGCACATCTGGCAACCGGCTGCCGCCGCGGCGGCCTGTGCTGACGGAGCGTTGAGGTATTGGCTGGTCGATCCGAAACATGCGGGCGGGCCGCCAGGTGTCGCGCGGATCGCCGAAGCGATCGGGGACACGCAGTTGACGTTCCACAATCCGAGCGGCCCGGTGGGCACTGCGCATGCGGCTCATCTGGCCGCGCTGGGTGGTACCGGCACCTGGCTCGAATACGCCTGGGGCGAAACAGATCGCCTGACGTTTCTCGACCCTCCCGAGGTTGCGACCGACGGCATGTTGCGACCGGCGGGCCCAGGTATCGGTTGCTCGCCTGGCGAAGCCGTGGGGGTCGAGTTGACACGAGTCGGAGAGGAGTGA